Proteins encoded within one genomic window of Dyadobacter chenhuakuii:
- a CDS encoding PPC domain-containing DNA-binding protein, producing MQIITFLSLLLFFSVLKTNSNAQEIPKYVKVPAGFLMVLRQGDDVFAELEKLAEKEKVPSANLSGMGFVNVKFGFFNFDTKEYDPKEFKDVELASMSGSLAWKEGKPSLHCHGTVTGKDFTAHGGHMLGATVSTGSVEIIIIVHDKRLERVTEQPLGANVLRLD from the coding sequence ATGCAGATCATAACGTTTCTTTCGCTGCTGCTCTTTTTTTCTGTTTTAAAAACCAATTCAAACGCCCAGGAAATTCCTAAATACGTGAAAGTGCCAGCTGGCTTTCTAATGGTCCTTCGGCAGGGGGATGATGTTTTTGCTGAATTGGAAAAGCTAGCCGAGAAAGAAAAAGTCCCTTCTGCAAACCTGAGCGGAATGGGTTTCGTAAATGTGAAATTCGGTTTCTTCAACTTTGATACGAAGGAGTACGATCCAAAGGAATTCAAAGATGTGGAGCTTGCCTCCATGAGCGGCTCCCTCGCCTGGAAAGAAGGAAAGCCGTCCCTGCATTGTCACGGAACCGTCACTGGAAAAGACTTCACCGCTCATGGTGGCCATATGCTCGGCGCCACAGTTAGCACCGGCTCCGTCGAGATCATCATCATCGTCCACGACAAAAGACTAGAACGCGTCACCGAACAGCCGCTGGGGGCGAATGTGCTTCGTTTGGATTGA
- a CDS encoding tail fiber domain-containing protein has product MKYGLRFNDFSLQRLQQCFMSHHNSVVKMKTKSFTIQPRISTLAICITILSICQSIFSFAQAPQQFNFQGIARNGAGESIRNQTVKVRFTIHEATPQGQQDFQEEHSPKTNSEGIFNVSVGSAGGDLSAIDWKSSMYYLQIELDPAGGNNFVDIGTSQLVSVPYALHAEEADRLKNDDPIVLRGMVGSGGTLPDVGLGARLIWYPKKAAFRAGNLGDWKEANIGENSTAFGQSLAFGKNSFAVGENAKALTANSIAIGLGSQSGAEQAVSIGAGQAKGYASTAIGSGAYAPGSYATAIGFSAKAEGFCSMAVGYKALAKALYGVTTGVWNSDSDLPHPAVAQPGDRIFQVGNGTSDQNRSNALTVLRNGNVGIGSDVLTPQYLLDVGGRARIRDNGETAGIYFDNSEDQADGFVGLVNDDEIGLYLKGWKFWVNTQGNGYLNGNLIQTSDRRLKINITAFENSLHKINKLQGYHYNWKEQAKDQNLQTGLIAQEVEEYFPELVSTNKSGYKSVNYIGLIPHLIESTKELQTKIQQLEKQTVKIAALEMELSILQNLALRLDDLEAKYTKTNKITQTIAK; this is encoded by the coding sequence TTGAAATACGGTTTGCGTTTTAATGATTTCTCGTTACAACGTTTACAGCAATGTTTCATGTCCCATCATAATTCAGTTGTTAAAATGAAAACAAAAAGCTTTACCATCCAACCGAGGATTTCAACGCTGGCAATTTGCATCACTATCCTTTCAATTTGCCAATCCATTTTTTCATTTGCCCAGGCACCGCAGCAATTTAATTTTCAAGGAATTGCCCGCAACGGAGCCGGTGAATCAATCAGAAATCAAACTGTAAAGGTTCGTTTCACCATTCACGAAGCAACTCCGCAGGGACAGCAAGATTTTCAAGAAGAACATAGTCCTAAAACTAATTCAGAGGGTATTTTTAATGTTTCCGTTGGAAGCGCTGGTGGCGATTTGAGTGCCATCGATTGGAAATCATCCATGTATTATCTCCAAATAGAACTCGACCCAGCGGGTGGGAATAATTTTGTTGACATCGGAACTTCGCAACTGGTTAGCGTGCCTTATGCCTTGCACGCCGAAGAAGCAGATCGTTTAAAGAATGATGACCCAATAGTTTTGAGGGGTATGGTTGGGTCTGGTGGCACCCTTCCGGATGTTGGACTAGGAGCGAGGTTGATCTGGTATCCTAAAAAGGCCGCATTTCGGGCTGGCAACCTTGGAGATTGGAAAGAGGCTAATATCGGTGAAAACTCCACTGCATTTGGCCAGAGTCTTGCTTTTGGGAAAAACTCTTTCGCTGTTGGTGAGAATGCAAAAGCGTTGACTGCAAATTCCATAGCGATTGGTTTAGGATCGCAAAGTGGAGCAGAGCAAGCTGTTAGTATTGGCGCAGGTCAGGCTAAGGGCTATGCCAGTACTGCAATAGGCTCAGGTGCGTATGCACCAGGTTCATATGCTACGGCAATAGGATTCAGCGCTAAGGCAGAAGGATTTTGCTCAATGGCAGTTGGTTACAAGGCTTTGGCAAAAGCATTATACGGCGTTACGACTGGTGTTTGGAATTCAGATAGCGACCTGCCGCACCCTGCTGTTGCGCAACCCGGTGACCGAATATTTCAGGTAGGAAATGGCACTTCGGATCAGAATCGTAGTAATGCATTGACCGTATTAAGAAATGGAAACGTAGGGATTGGAAGTGATGTCCTAACTCCGCAATACTTGCTGGATGTTGGTGGTCGCGCACGGATTCGTGATAATGGCGAGACTGCCGGAATTTACTTTGACAATTCTGAGGACCAGGCTGATGGTTTCGTTGGACTTGTTAATGATGACGAGATAGGTTTATATTTGAAAGGCTGGAAATTCTGGGTTAATACGCAAGGCAATGGTTATCTAAATGGCAACCTGATTCAAACATCTGATCGCCGCTTAAAAATCAACATTACAGCATTCGAAAATAGCTTACACAAAATCAACAAATTGCAGGGCTATCATTATAATTGGAAGGAACAAGCAAAAGATCAAAACCTTCAAACCGGCCTAATCGCTCAAGAAGTTGAAGAATACTTTCCGGAACTGGTTTCTACGAATAAAAGCGGCTACAAGTCGGTTAATTACATTGGGCTAATTCCCCATTTGATAGAGTCCACCAAGGAACTTCAAACTAAAATCCAACAATTAGAAAAACAGACTGTCAAAATTGCGGCTTTGGAAATGGAGCTATCTATATTACAAAACCTTGCCCTACGATTGGATGATCTAGAAGCAAAGTACACTAAAACGAATAAAATAACGCAAACTATTGCTAAATGA
- a CDS encoding SusC/RagA family TonB-linked outer membrane protein — MKTRFLYLLFLTFLATGSVIAQQRVISGIITDANDGSPLPGASVAVKGTSSGTLSDADGAFSLSVNDDAAILVVSFIGYLAQDVAIGNGDKIAVALKADTRILNEVVVTALGISREKRALGYAVQEVKGEALQTRPTNALSALSGKVAGLQVVTSGGNMGGSSRVLLRGVNSISGNNQPLYVIDGTPIDNADLNSAATSSGSGGKDVGNMIQDLNPDDIENISVLKGPSAAALYGTRAANGVILITTKKGKENSKVNITLNTGIEFEQIVRLPKRQKLYGGGFSSTFQQANIGGKDYNIAEYAVDESWGPKLDGTPVLHWYNLDPENTADYLNPQPWSYPKNDVHTFFETGVANTNSLSVSGGNANSTYRLSYTNKNVKGTVPNSSLKRNSINFSGSTQLGKLKVYNNFNYIKNQSTGRPWTGATNRNIILEAFQWGAVQVDYEKLKNYKRADGTQILWNRSGYQNTPAGEAAKFIDNPYWSAYESYLDENRDRFYGNVGLVYDVNSWLKVSGKVNADVYNYQYQDRIAVYSRTQSQYQEYINNFSEFNYELLASANKSWGDISLNVNAGGNIMSQKRRVSDAVTQGGLIIPEYYNLKNASSVLVNSNAYRKQINSLFASFSLGWKSLLFVDGTLRNDWSSTLPVARNSFAYPSLTTSLILSELNGIEDWTWLDFAKVRLGWAQVGNDTDPYQLQRAYEASQSFDGLASYKLPTQLNNQALKPEITSSWETGLSVQAFKNRVGLDVTYYDNVSRNQIINIPVSSAFGYDSKVINAGKINNKGVEVTLTGTPIRQNGFEWNSSLNWSRNRNKVISLAPGVNTFQLANSLVTLVAREGQPYGQILGNDFIYAADGQKVINADGTYDRGQQLTPLGSVLPKYLFGFQNSFTYKNFNLGFLVDGRVGGKFFSQTYKVGMYAGVLDKTAANNVRETGVVLEGVKGTVKYNADGSYEVTNTTQNDTRITAQAWARGEYSGPTPQTIFDATFVKLREVTFGYSLPLTNKTVKSIYFGLYGRNLANIYTASKYIDPEFTSSGGNIQGLEGGSIPVPATYGLNVNVKF; from the coding sequence ATGAAAACAAGATTTCTATATCTGTTATTCCTGACGTTTCTCGCGACGGGATCTGTCATTGCCCAGCAAAGGGTCATAAGCGGTATCATCACGGATGCCAATGACGGCTCGCCGCTTCCCGGTGCATCGGTGGCGGTAAAGGGAACCTCGTCGGGAACGCTTTCCGATGCAGACGGTGCTTTCAGTTTAAGCGTCAACGACGATGCGGCTATCCTCGTCGTTTCTTTTATCGGTTACCTGGCCCAGGATGTGGCGATTGGCAATGGTGATAAAATTGCCGTTGCATTGAAAGCCGACACCCGGATCCTGAACGAAGTGGTGGTGACAGCACTCGGGATCTCGCGGGAGAAGCGGGCATTGGGTTATGCCGTCCAGGAAGTGAAAGGTGAGGCGTTGCAAACGCGTCCTACCAATGCATTGAGCGCGCTTTCTGGTAAAGTGGCTGGCTTGCAGGTTGTTACCTCAGGTGGTAACATGGGTGGTTCGTCTCGTGTGCTTTTGCGTGGTGTGAATTCTATTTCTGGAAATAACCAGCCCTTATATGTGATCGACGGAACGCCAATCGACAATGCGGACCTGAACAGTGCGGCTACCAGCTCGGGAAGCGGCGGAAAGGACGTGGGAAACATGATCCAGGACCTTAACCCGGATGATATCGAGAACATTTCGGTGCTGAAAGGACCTTCGGCGGCTGCACTTTATGGAACCAGGGCGGCGAACGGGGTCATTTTGATCACAACCAAAAAGGGAAAAGAAAACAGCAAGGTTAACATTACGCTGAACACGGGCATCGAATTTGAGCAGATCGTGCGGTTGCCCAAGCGTCAGAAATTATATGGCGGCGGTTTTTCAAGCACATTTCAGCAGGCGAACATTGGCGGCAAAGATTACAACATTGCAGAATATGCCGTAGACGAAAGCTGGGGGCCGAAGCTGGACGGAACGCCCGTGCTGCATTGGTATAACCTGGATCCTGAAAATACGGCGGATTACCTGAACCCGCAGCCATGGAGTTATCCTAAAAACGACGTGCATACATTCTTTGAAACGGGAGTTGCCAATACCAACAGCCTTTCCGTAAGCGGCGGGAATGCGAACTCGACTTACAGGCTTTCCTATACCAATAAAAATGTAAAGGGAACGGTGCCGAATTCTTCGTTGAAAAGAAATTCGATCAACTTTTCAGGATCGACGCAACTGGGTAAGTTGAAGGTTTACAACAATTTTAATTATATCAAAAACCAGTCAACGGGCCGGCCATGGACGGGTGCTACGAACAGGAACATTATCCTGGAAGCATTCCAGTGGGGCGCCGTGCAGGTGGATTACGAAAAGCTGAAAAACTATAAGAGGGCCGACGGAACGCAGATTTTATGGAACCGCAGCGGCTATCAGAACACGCCTGCGGGAGAGGCTGCCAAGTTCATCGATAACCCATACTGGTCGGCATACGAAAGTTACCTGGACGAAAACCGCGACCGTTTTTATGGTAACGTGGGCCTGGTTTACGACGTGAACAGCTGGCTGAAAGTGAGCGGAAAAGTGAATGCGGATGTTTATAATTACCAATATCAGGACCGCATTGCGGTGTATTCTCGTACGCAGTCGCAATACCAGGAGTATATCAATAATTTCAGCGAGTTCAACTATGAGCTGCTTGCTTCGGCTAACAAAAGCTGGGGTGATATCTCACTGAATGTGAACGCGGGAGGTAACATTATGAGCCAGAAACGCCGTGTGAGCGACGCTGTAACACAAGGTGGATTAATCATTCCTGAATATTACAACCTTAAAAATGCAAGCTCTGTTCTGGTGAATTCCAATGCTTACCGCAAGCAGATCAACTCACTTTTTGCGAGTTTCTCCCTGGGTTGGAAAAGTTTGCTTTTTGTAGACGGAACATTGCGTAACGACTGGTCGTCTACATTGCCGGTTGCCAGAAATTCCTTTGCATATCCTTCATTAACAACCAGTTTGATCCTCAGCGAGCTGAACGGGATCGAAGATTGGACTTGGCTTGACTTTGCGAAAGTTCGTCTGGGCTGGGCGCAGGTGGGTAATGACACGGACCCATACCAGTTGCAGCGTGCCTATGAAGCTTCGCAGTCATTTGACGGATTGGCTTCTTACAAACTGCCTACGCAGCTCAACAACCAGGCTTTGAAACCTGAGATCACAAGCTCCTGGGAAACGGGTCTGAGCGTTCAGGCATTTAAGAACAGGGTAGGGTTGGACGTGACTTATTATGATAACGTGAGCCGCAACCAGATCATTAACATTCCCGTTTCTTCGGCATTTGGATATGATTCCAAGGTGATTAATGCAGGTAAGATCAACAACAAAGGGGTGGAAGTAACATTAACCGGCACGCCGATCCGGCAGAACGGTTTTGAATGGAATTCGAGCCTGAACTGGTCGCGCAACCGCAATAAGGTGATTTCGCTTGCGCCGGGTGTAAACACATTCCAGCTGGCCAACAGCCTGGTAACATTGGTTGCGCGGGAAGGGCAGCCTTACGGGCAGATATTGGGGAATGATTTCATTTATGCAGCCGATGGCCAGAAAGTCATTAATGCGGACGGAACTTACGACCGCGGCCAGCAACTGACGCCGCTAGGAAGTGTTTTACCAAAATATCTTTTCGGTTTCCAGAACAGCTTTACCTATAAGAACTTCAACCTGGGCTTCCTAGTGGATGGCCGAGTAGGTGGAAAATTCTTCTCGCAAACCTATAAGGTGGGTATGTATGCCGGCGTCCTGGACAAAACGGCTGCCAACAATGTGCGTGAAACCGGCGTGGTGCTGGAGGGTGTGAAAGGAACAGTGAAATACAATGCAGACGGCTCCTACGAAGTTACTAACACAACGCAAAACGACACACGCATCACTGCACAAGCCTGGGCGCGTGGCGAATACAGCGGCCCGACGCCCCAGACGATCTTCGATGCAACATTTGTAAAGCTGAGAGAAGTTACATTCGGTTATAGCCTGCCATTGACCAACAAAACAGTGAAATCAATTTATTTCGGTCTGTACGGCCGCAACCTGGCCAACATTTATACCGCCAGCAAATACATTGATCCTGAGTTCACAAGCAGCGGCGGGAACATTCAGGGACTTGAAGGCGGAAGCATTCCGGTGCCTGCTACTTACGGCTTGAACGTGAATGTGAAGTTTTAA
- a CDS encoding SusD/RagB family nutrient-binding outer membrane lipoprotein has protein sequence MQKSIYQKSLLPLAIGALAFLASCSDSHFEEINKDPNRPGNTTTTTILLSAEKQLIDNIRNENSSLRGTQLFAQYYSQNIYSDQSRYDIPRSYSDTYWSNAYKALNNLNEIIILNSDPAKKDVAAAGVAGTNANQIAIARILKAYAFQGLTDVFGNVPYQSYGNPDPEFQALQQTPENLSPAYASQQKIYQDILNELKAAGDTLIKYKAANTFGNYDVIYKGKNELWAKFANSLRLRIATRIRTKLPAESNAHFEDALAKGVFTSNADNAVFKYQALAPNEAPLFRATVTANRKDFAVSHVLINVLKGELGTVKVQDPRLPVYATKNAAGEYVGQPYGLPVAAAGLLTATDVSLPGAAVNAANYGEVLQEYAEVSFLISEYKNWDQQAYINGVTASLQKWGVAPADITTYVAALPKADKANVLNQKYLSLYTQGDEAWSEIRRTGYPTFLVKSGDVVWRRTANGQTTDYKFQPLFGEGVPLRLYYPPKEQSVNLANYQNAVKAQGNDDITTLLWWNK, from the coding sequence ATGCAAAAGTCCATATATCAAAAAAGCCTTCTTCCTCTTGCCATCGGCGCGCTTGCATTTCTTGCTTCTTGCAGCGACAGCCATTTTGAGGAAATAAATAAAGATCCCAACCGTCCCGGGAATACGACGACGACCACGATCCTGCTATCGGCTGAGAAACAGCTTATTGACAACATTCGGAACGAAAACAGCTCCCTGCGCGGGACGCAGCTGTTCGCTCAGTATTACAGTCAGAACATTTACAGCGACCAGTCGCGTTACGATATTCCGCGTTCTTATTCAGACACTTATTGGAGCAATGCTTACAAGGCGCTTAACAATCTGAACGAGATCATCATCCTGAACTCCGATCCTGCTAAGAAGGATGTTGCCGCTGCCGGTGTGGCAGGTACAAATGCAAACCAGATCGCTATTGCGCGGATTTTGAAAGCCTATGCCTTTCAAGGTTTGACGGATGTTTTCGGGAATGTTCCTTACCAATCGTACGGTAATCCGGATCCCGAGTTTCAGGCTTTGCAGCAGACGCCCGAGAACCTGAGCCCTGCCTATGCAAGCCAGCAAAAGATTTATCAGGACATTTTGAATGAGTTGAAGGCAGCCGGTGACACTTTGATCAAATACAAAGCAGCCAACACATTCGGCAACTATGATGTGATTTACAAAGGCAAAAATGAGTTGTGGGCAAAGTTTGCGAATTCGCTCCGCCTGCGCATTGCCACCCGGATCAGGACCAAGCTTCCGGCAGAATCGAATGCACACTTTGAGGATGCCCTGGCAAAAGGTGTTTTTACATCTAATGCAGACAATGCGGTTTTCAAATATCAGGCACTGGCCCCCAACGAGGCGCCGCTTTTCCGTGCAACTGTAACGGCGAACAGAAAGGACTTTGCTGTTTCGCACGTGCTCATTAATGTGCTGAAAGGTGAACTTGGAACTGTAAAAGTGCAGGATCCGAGATTGCCTGTTTACGCTACAAAGAATGCAGCGGGCGAGTACGTAGGCCAGCCTTACGGATTGCCGGTTGCAGCAGCCGGCTTACTCACAGCCACAGACGTTAGTCTTCCGGGAGCGGCAGTTAATGCAGCCAATTATGGTGAGGTTTTGCAGGAATATGCAGAAGTTTCTTTCCTGATTTCAGAGTATAAAAACTGGGATCAGCAGGCGTACATCAACGGCGTTACTGCCTCTCTGCAAAAATGGGGAGTTGCTCCGGCGGACATTACAACGTACGTCGCAGCCCTTCCGAAAGCCGACAAGGCCAACGTGCTGAACCAAAAATACCTGTCACTTTACACCCAGGGCGATGAAGCGTGGAGCGAGATCCGCCGCACGGGCTATCCCACATTCCTGGTAAAATCCGGCGATGTGGTGTGGCGCAGGACTGCGAATGGCCAGACGACGGATTATAAGTTTCAGCCGCTGTTCGGTGAAGGAGTTCCATTGCGCTTATATTATCCGCCAAAAGAACAAAGTGTGAACCTCGCCAACTACCAGAATGCGGTGAAAGCACAGGGAAACGACGACATTACCACCTTACTTTGGTGGAATAAATAA